The following are from one region of the Stenotrophomonas lactitubi genome:
- a CDS encoding NAD(P)H-hydrate dehydratase encodes MANLADLFDSRAARTLDAQASALAGEGGWGLMAQAGQAAWQCLLQHWPQACRLGVVVGSGNNGGDGYVLARHALQAGLQVQVVALPGAPSSTPLAQRAATDFRSAGGAVAEFNGELVQADVWVDALFGLGFARAPGGAAQALIEALNAQPAPVLALDVPSGVDADRGCVPGVAVRAALTLQFIVAHRGLYTGDALEYTGRRQLAALTLADEAWQGVVAAAECWTQSRLPDLLPPRRANSHKGESGHVLCVGGNHGSGGAIAMAAEAALRAGAGLLSIGTRQDHVGPLLARLPEAMTHALEDGAALPALLAKAKVVAIGPGLGQDEWARALYARVLQSGLPLVIDADALNLLAQDAHAMTDAILTPHPGEAARLLETTTAAIQADRYGSAQALAERYHAVVVLKGAGSIVAAPGRTLRLIAAGNPGMAVGGMGDLLTGIIASLRAQGLSAFDAAAGGALLHALAGDVAAADGARGLLPTDLLAPLRRLANPECSR; translated from the coding sequence ATGGCCAACCTCGCCGATCTGTTCGATTCCCGTGCCGCACGCACACTCGATGCCCAGGCCTCCGCGCTGGCGGGCGAGGGTGGCTGGGGCCTGATGGCCCAAGCGGGGCAGGCAGCCTGGCAATGCCTGCTGCAACACTGGCCACAGGCGTGCCGGCTCGGCGTGGTCGTTGGCAGCGGCAACAATGGCGGTGATGGTTACGTGCTCGCCCGCCATGCGCTGCAGGCGGGGCTGCAGGTTCAGGTGGTCGCGCTGCCGGGCGCGCCGTCTTCCACGCCATTGGCACAGCGCGCCGCGACGGATTTCAGGTCCGCCGGGGGAGCCGTTGCCGAGTTCAACGGCGAACTGGTCCAGGCCGATGTATGGGTCGATGCCCTGTTCGGTCTCGGCTTCGCCCGCGCACCGGGCGGTGCAGCACAGGCCTTGATCGAGGCGTTGAACGCGCAGCCGGCGCCGGTGTTGGCGCTGGATGTGCCCAGCGGCGTCGATGCCGACCGTGGCTGCGTGCCGGGCGTAGCCGTGCGCGCAGCCCTGACCTTGCAGTTCATCGTCGCCCATCGTGGCCTGTACACCGGCGACGCGCTGGAATACACCGGGCGCAGACAACTGGCCGCGCTGACGCTGGCCGACGAGGCCTGGCAGGGAGTCGTTGCCGCTGCAGAGTGCTGGACGCAGTCGCGCCTGCCGGATCTGCTGCCGCCGCGCCGCGCCAACAGCCACAAGGGTGAATCCGGCCATGTGCTGTGCGTGGGCGGCAACCATGGCAGCGGCGGTGCCATCGCGATGGCCGCCGAAGCCGCGCTGCGCGCTGGTGCAGGTCTGCTGAGCATCGGTACGCGTCAGGATCATGTCGGCCCGCTGCTGGCGAGGTTGCCTGAGGCGATGACGCATGCGCTGGAAGATGGCGCTGCGCTGCCCGCGTTGCTGGCAAAAGCCAAGGTCGTAGCGATCGGCCCGGGTCTGGGCCAGGACGAATGGGCGCGCGCGCTGTATGCGCGTGTGCTGCAGTCGGGCCTGCCGCTGGTGATCGACGCCGATGCGCTGAACCTGCTGGCGCAGGACGCGCATGCGATGACCGATGCGATCCTGACCCCGCACCCCGGCGAAGCCGCGCGCTTGCTGGAAACCACCACGGCGGCAATCCAGGCCGATCGCTACGGCAGCGCGCAGGCGCTGGCCGAGCGCTATCACGCGGTGGTGGTGCTGAAGGGCGCTGGCAGCATCGTCGCCGCGCCCGGCCGCACACTTCGACTGATTGCTGCCGGCAACCCGGGAATGGCGGTAGGTGGCATGGGTGACCTGTTGACCGGCATCATCGCCAGCCTGCGCGCGCAGGGCCTGTCTGCATTCGATGCGGCGGCAGGCGGTGCGCTGCTGCATGCCCTGGCCGGTGACGTCGCCGCTGCCGACGGTGCGCGCGGGCTGCTTCCCACTGATCTGCTGGCGCCCCTGCGGCGGCTGGCCAACCCGGAATGTTCCCGATGA
- the queG gene encoding tRNA epoxyqueuosine(34) reductase QueG, translating into MSPVPAPLDPALAVQRIRDLARAHGFQRCGIAGIELGEDEAHLADWLGQGLYGTMDWMARHGTLRARPAELLPGTVRVISVGMDYSHKDDTEAWATLADPGRAYVARYALGRDYHKLMRNRLQKLATQINDEVAPLGYRVFVDSAPVLERALARNAGLGWIGKHTCLIDRHGGSWFFIGEIYIDIPLPIDTPASAHCGTCTRCIDVCPTQAITGPQRLDARRCISYLTIEHDGAIPVEMRPLIGNRIYGCDDCQLVCPWNKFAKRTDEADFRARNNLDTARLDQLFAWDEAEFLRRTEGSPIRRSGHERWLRNIAVALGNASTTAETLSALQTRAEDASPVVREHVQWAMGQHGLR; encoded by the coding sequence ATGTCCCCCGTTCCTGCCCCCCTCGATCCGGCCCTGGCCGTACAGCGCATCCGCGACCTCGCGCGTGCGCATGGCTTCCAGCGCTGTGGTATAGCCGGCATCGAACTGGGCGAGGATGAGGCGCACCTGGCCGACTGGCTGGGCCAGGGCCTGTACGGCACGATGGACTGGATGGCCCGCCACGGCACCCTGCGCGCGCGCCCGGCAGAACTGCTGCCCGGCACCGTGCGGGTGATCTCGGTGGGCATGGACTACAGCCACAAGGATGACACCGAGGCCTGGGCCACGCTGGCCGATCCGGGCCGCGCCTATGTGGCGCGCTACGCGCTCGGCCGCGACTATCACAAGCTGATGCGCAACCGCCTGCAGAAGCTGGCCACGCAGATCAACGATGAGGTGGCGCCGCTGGGCTACCGCGTGTTCGTCGACTCTGCGCCGGTGCTGGAGCGCGCACTGGCGCGCAACGCGGGGCTGGGCTGGATCGGCAAGCACACCTGCCTGATTGACCGCCACGGCGGCTCATGGTTTTTCATCGGCGAGATCTACATCGATATCCCGCTGCCGATTGATACGCCGGCCAGCGCCCACTGTGGCACCTGCACCCGCTGCATCGACGTCTGCCCGACCCAGGCCATCACCGGCCCGCAGCGGCTGGATGCACGCCGCTGCATTTCCTACCTGACCATCGAGCATGACGGCGCGATCCCCGTGGAGATGCGACCACTGATCGGCAACCGCATCTATGGCTGCGACGACTGCCAGCTGGTATGCCCCTGGAACAAGTTCGCCAAGCGCACCGACGAGGCCGACTTCCGCGCCCGCAACAACCTGGATACCGCGCGCCTGGACCAGTTGTTCGCGTGGGACGAAGCTGAATTCCTGCGCCGTACCGAAGGCAGCCCGATCCGCCGCAGTGGCCACGAGCGCTGGCTGCGCAACATTGCCGTGGCACTGGGCAATGCGTCGACCACGGCAGAGACGCTGTCGGCACTGCAGACACGCGCCGAAGATGCTTCACCCGTGGTCCGCGAACACGTGCAATGGGCGATGGGCCAGCACGGCCTGCGCTGA
- the xseA gene encoding exodeoxyribonuclease VII large subunit, translated as MQPRNNDVFTPSQLNTLARDLLEGSFPAIWVEAELGSVARPASGHLYFTLKDARAQLRAAMFRMKAQYLKFVPREGMRVLVRGKVTLYDARGEYQMVLDHMEEAGEGALRRAFEELKARLEAEGLFDPARKRPMPAHVQRLAVITSPTGAAVRDVLSVLGRRFPLLELDLLPTLVQGATAAAQITRLLQAADASGRYDVILLTRGGGSLEDLWAFNDEALARAIAASRTPVVSAVGHETDFSLSDFAADLRAPTPSVAAELLVPDQRDLALRLRRNAARMVQLQRHTLQQAMQRADRALLRLNAQSPQARLDLLRRRQLDLGRRLHAAHNQQQERRAARLRHAAAVLRGHHPQRQMEALRRRLAALGGRPQAALQRLLQRDALRLRGLARSLEAVSPLATVARGYSIVTRADDGALVRRVEQVQPGDALQARVGDGVIDVQVTAVK; from the coding sequence ATGCAGCCACGCAACAACGACGTCTTCACCCCCAGCCAGCTCAATACCCTCGCCCGCGACCTGCTGGAAGGCAGCTTTCCTGCGATCTGGGTGGAAGCCGAACTGGGCAGCGTGGCGCGCCCGGCATCCGGCCATCTGTACTTCACCCTGAAGGACGCGCGTGCACAGTTGCGCGCTGCGATGTTCAGGATGAAGGCGCAGTACCTGAAGTTCGTGCCGCGCGAGGGAATGCGCGTGCTGGTGCGCGGCAAGGTGACCCTGTACGACGCCCGTGGCGAGTACCAGATGGTGCTGGACCACATGGAGGAAGCCGGCGAAGGCGCACTGCGTCGCGCGTTCGAGGAACTGAAGGCGCGGCTGGAGGCCGAGGGGCTGTTCGACCCGGCGCGCAAGCGGCCGATGCCGGCCCATGTACAGCGTCTGGCGGTGATCACCTCGCCTACCGGTGCCGCCGTGCGCGATGTGCTGAGCGTGCTCGGCCGCCGCTTCCCGTTGCTGGAATTGGATCTGCTGCCGACCCTTGTGCAGGGCGCGACCGCCGCCGCGCAGATCACCCGCCTGCTGCAGGCCGCCGATGCCAGCGGCCGCTACGACGTGATCCTGCTGACCCGCGGCGGTGGCTCGCTGGAAGACCTGTGGGCGTTCAACGATGAAGCCCTGGCCCGTGCAATCGCCGCCAGCCGCACGCCGGTAGTTTCGGCCGTGGGTCACGAAACCGACTTCAGTCTCAGCGATTTTGCCGCTGACCTGCGCGCGCCGACGCCATCGGTGGCCGCAGAACTACTGGTGCCCGATCAGCGCGACCTGGCCCTGCGCCTGCGCCGCAACGCGGCTCGCATGGTGCAACTGCAACGCCACACCCTGCAGCAGGCCATGCAGCGCGCCGATCGTGCCCTGCTGCGTTTGAATGCACAAAGCCCGCAGGCACGGCTGGATCTGCTGCGCCGACGCCAGCTGGACCTCGGGCGTCGACTGCATGCGGCGCACAACCAGCAGCAGGAGCGTCGCGCGGCCCGCCTGCGCCACGCCGCTGCAGTGTTGCGTGGTCATCATCCGCAACGGCAGATGGAGGCACTGCGACGCCGCCTGGCCGCGCTGGGCGGGCGCCCACAGGCGGCGCTGCAGCGCCTCCTGCAACGTGATGCGCTGCGCCTGCGTGGCCTTGCACGTTCGCTGGAAGCGGTCAGTCCGCTGGCGACCGTCGCGCGTGGCTACAGCATCGTGACCCGTGCAGACGATGGCGCGCTGGTGCGTCGGGTCGAGCAGGTGCAACCGGGTGACGCACTGCAGGCCCGCGTCGGAGACGGCGTGATCGACGTCCAGGTGACGGCGGTCAAATAA
- a CDS encoding M48 family metallopeptidase, with protein MRNDPFSRSPQQRRGLFGNIRWWVLLLAAGYAAFYWFSNRAVDPYTGEKVLIDSSLDASQEKALGLQAYQQILSQERPLGPNEQVSRDVRAIAERLIAKVDVVETALAQEHGLQPAHFARDFEWEVNVIPSEQANAFCLPGGKMAVYTGLIPVARTRDAMAVVMGHEIAHALLRHGAQRMAQQKLTQIGQMAGAASGMDAQQQQMMMSAMGYGYLLPYARSHETQADEVGLMLAAAACFDPREAVPLWQRMGQAGGGQSPPEFSSTHPNPGTRIQNLQALMPKALEYRQKFCEQAR; from the coding sequence ATGCGCAACGATCCTTTTTCCCGCTCGCCGCAGCAGCGGCGTGGCCTGTTCGGCAACATCCGCTGGTGGGTGCTGCTGCTGGCCGCCGGCTATGCGGCGTTCTACTGGTTCTCCAACCGTGCGGTCGACCCCTATACCGGCGAGAAGGTGCTGATCGACAGCAGCCTGGACGCCAGCCAGGAGAAGGCACTGGGCCTGCAGGCCTACCAGCAGATCCTGTCGCAGGAGCGCCCGCTGGGCCCGAACGAACAGGTCTCGCGGGATGTCCGGGCGATTGCCGAGCGACTGATCGCCAAGGTGGACGTGGTGGAGACCGCGCTGGCGCAGGAACACGGGCTGCAACCGGCACACTTCGCGCGCGACTTCGAGTGGGAAGTGAATGTGATTCCGTCCGAACAGGCCAATGCGTTCTGCCTGCCCGGCGGCAAGATGGCCGTGTACACGGGGCTGATTCCGGTCGCGCGCACCCGCGATGCGATGGCGGTGGTGATGGGCCATGAAATCGCCCATGCGTTGCTGCGCCACGGTGCACAGCGCATGGCCCAGCAGAAGCTGACCCAGATCGGCCAGATGGCCGGCGCCGCCAGTGGCATGGATGCACAGCAGCAGCAGATGATGATGTCGGCGATGGGCTACGGCTATCTGTTGCCGTATGCGCGCAGCCACGAGACGCAGGCTGATGAAGTAGGCCTGATGCTGGCGGCGGCGGCGTGTTTCGATCCGCGCGAGGCGGTGCCGCTGTGGCAGCGCATGGGTCAGGCGGGTGGCGGCCAGTCGCCGCCGGAATTCTCTTCGACCCACCCCAATCCGGGTACCCGTATCCAGAACCTGCAGGCGTTGATGCCGAAGGCACTGGAGTACCGGCAGAAGTTCTGCGAGCAGGCCAGGTAA
- a CDS encoding formylglycine-generating enzyme family protein: protein MRFLLSPVLCTALAVGLAGCTPSPPAQTSDGTAGQPADPAPEAGPAPGSGQGTVTIAGDDAAEDIQQWTPPRVDRQGRTLAQLRRAADQAFARGHLYEDGDAAVPLWLAVQEEEPDDRQARLGLQRAKQRLLQQADALLQQPLRQREALAEAGRQALVLLTLAPKDEKVRALQGRVETAQRVVAYNRAGEDDLRADRIGEEGDGAIGNFREALALDPNNRRARQGLAAAESGLIRRAEDAARIRDFASAGAWLAEASKVRDSSPTIADAFERIEQIRAAALVQLRDGGLHDLTTPQGLKPAREKLAEALRIALPGDAVVAQLRERIELATHYGSFRPGQVFSDALRDGGRGPQMIVVPHGGFQMGASDTEPGATDAERPSHYVRFERGYAMAITEITVGDFERYVKATNARPRATRRGHSVVYDERSGNFIRRSGVDWRSDYDGGRALGNSPVMHVSVRDAENYATWLSEQTGRSYRLPSEAEFEYAMRAGSSGRYPWGDAGLPPEGSGNYTGSKDVSPSGRHWHNAFVGYGDGWWGPAPVASFQANGFGLHDMGGNLSEWVADCWHASYRRAPADGVAWFNPGCRSRVIRGGNWANAPEQTRAAWRQSQDSDTTNARIGFRLVRGI, encoded by the coding sequence TTGCGTTTTCTGCTGTCGCCCGTGCTGTGTACCGCCTTGGCCGTGGGCCTGGCCGGTTGCACGCCGTCGCCCCCTGCGCAGACCTCCGATGGCACCGCAGGCCAGCCGGCCGATCCCGCGCCAGAGGCCGGTCCGGCGCCTGGTAGCGGGCAGGGCACGGTGACCATTGCCGGTGACGATGCGGCCGAGGACATCCAGCAGTGGACGCCGCCGCGGGTCGATCGCCAGGGACGTACGCTGGCACAGCTGCGCCGGGCGGCCGATCAGGCATTCGCGCGGGGGCATCTGTACGAAGATGGCGATGCGGCAGTGCCGCTGTGGCTGGCGGTGCAGGAAGAGGAACCCGACGACCGCCAGGCGCGCCTGGGCCTGCAACGTGCGAAGCAGCGCCTGCTGCAACAGGCCGATGCGTTGCTGCAGCAGCCATTGCGGCAGCGTGAAGCGCTGGCCGAAGCCGGGCGGCAGGCGCTGGTACTGCTGACCCTGGCGCCGAAGGACGAGAAGGTGCGCGCGCTGCAGGGCAGGGTGGAGACGGCGCAGCGCGTGGTCGCCTACAACCGCGCGGGCGAAGACGATCTGCGTGCCGACCGGATAGGTGAAGAGGGTGATGGCGCCATCGGCAACTTCCGCGAGGCACTGGCGCTGGACCCGAACAACCGCCGCGCGCGGCAGGGCCTGGCAGCGGCGGAAAGCGGGCTGATCCGGCGTGCCGAGGACGCCGCGCGCATCCGTGATTTCGCCAGTGCCGGCGCCTGGTTGGCAGAAGCCAGCAAGGTGCGGGACTCGTCACCCACCATCGCTGATGCGTTCGAGCGCATCGAGCAGATCCGCGCAGCAGCGCTGGTCCAGCTGCGCGATGGCGGCCTGCATGATCTGACCACCCCGCAGGGATTGAAGCCTGCGCGCGAGAAGCTGGCCGAAGCGCTGCGCATCGCCCTGCCGGGCGACGCGGTGGTGGCGCAGCTGCGCGAGCGCATCGAGCTGGCCACCCATTACGGCAGTTTCCGGCCGGGGCAGGTGTTCAGCGATGCACTGCGTGATGGCGGCCGTGGACCGCAGATGATCGTGGTACCGCACGGTGGATTCCAGATGGGTGCCAGTGATACCGAGCCGGGCGCAACCGATGCGGAGCGACCGTCGCACTATGTGCGCTTCGAGCGCGGTTACGCGATGGCGATCACCGAGATCACCGTGGGTGATTTCGAGCGTTATGTGAAGGCGACCAACGCCCGCCCACGCGCGACCCGGCGTGGACATTCGGTGGTCTATGACGAGCGCAGCGGCAATTTCATCCGTCGCAGCGGCGTGGACTGGCGATCCGACTATGACGGTGGGCGCGCGCTGGGCAATTCGCCGGTGATGCACGTCAGCGTGCGTGATGCGGAGAACTACGCGACCTGGCTCTCCGAGCAGACCGGCCGCAGCTACCGCCTGCCCAGCGAGGCCGAGTTCGAGTACGCAATGCGTGCCGGCAGCAGTGGCCGTTACCCGTGGGGCGATGCCGGGCTGCCGCCGGAAGGCAGTGGCAATTACACCGGCAGCAAGGACGTTTCACCGTCCGGCAGGCATTGGCACAACGCCTTCGTCGGCTATGGCGATGGTTGGTGGGGGCCGGCACCGGTCGCCAGTTTCCAGGCCAACGGCTTCGGGCTGCATGACATGGGCGGCAATCTGAGCGAGTGGGTGGCCGACTGCTGGCATGCCAGCTATCGGCGCGCGCCGGCTGATGGTGTGGCCTGGTTCAACCCGGGCTGTCGTTCACGGGTGATCCGGGGGGGCAACTGGGCCAATGCCCCGGAGCAGACCCGGGCGGCGTGGCGGCAATCGCAGGATTCGGATACCACCAACGCGCGCATCGGCTTCCGACTGGTGCGAGGGATCTGA